A part of Halobacillus shinanisalinarum genomic DNA contains:
- a CDS encoding M20/M25/M40 family metallo-hydrolase, whose protein sequence is MNLSEISDVVEKRKDQYLEQLFTLLRQKSISAQNIGIRDCAELLKSMMEDIGINTRLMETDGHPVVYGEVIKDPDAFTLLIYGHYDVQPPDPLDEWLSPPFEPAIRDGRIFCRGAGDNKGQLMAQVLAIKTYLDTCGELPINIKMVFEGEEESASVNLASFVEKNKELLKADLVYTSDGPMHDSGAPYVLLGVRGMLYVELTAKGADWENHSGNKGNIVPNPAWNLIDLLRTMRDENGRVLIEGFYDDIRKPTEKEKEIIKELPFDREQVAEKIGYKQLDMNGEEYYHKLTMEPTFNIAGFTSGYGGEGTKTIIPSQATIKMDMRLVVDQDPYDIYKKFCAHVEKYAPDIEVKHLGDMKPSRTPADQEVVDVVTGAVSESFNQETILQPSLGGSLPDYVWTKILDLPSVVVPYANFDEANHSPNENIGVNNFFNGIKCTCNVIHKLGKYSTQC, encoded by the coding sequence GTGAACTTATCTGAAATCTCGGATGTGGTTGAGAAACGAAAGGATCAATATTTGGAACAGTTATTCACATTACTGCGGCAGAAGAGCATTAGCGCACAAAATATTGGAATCAGAGACTGTGCCGAATTATTAAAAAGCATGATGGAGGATATTGGTATAAACACTCGCCTGATGGAAACTGACGGACATCCGGTGGTGTATGGTGAGGTTATAAAGGATCCTGATGCGTTTACATTATTAATTTACGGTCATTATGACGTTCAGCCGCCGGACCCGCTTGATGAGTGGTTATCACCCCCGTTTGAGCCAGCCATTCGCGACGGGAGAATTTTTTGCCGCGGTGCAGGTGATAACAAGGGACAATTGATGGCGCAAGTTTTGGCGATTAAAACTTATTTAGACACATGCGGTGAATTGCCGATTAACATCAAAATGGTGTTTGAAGGTGAAGAAGAAAGTGCAAGCGTAAATCTCGCTTCTTTCGTTGAGAAAAACAAAGAACTTTTAAAAGCCGATCTCGTATACACATCGGATGGTCCTATGCATGACAGCGGTGCACCGTACGTTTTACTTGGTGTCAGAGGGATGTTATACGTGGAATTGACGGCAAAAGGCGCTGATTGGGAAAACCATTCCGGTAATAAAGGAAATATTGTCCCGAACCCCGCATGGAACTTGATTGATTTGTTAAGAACGATGCGTGATGAAAACGGACGGGTTTTAATCGAAGGATTTTACGATGATATCCGCAAACCGACGGAGAAGGAAAAAGAGATTATTAAAGAGCTCCCGTTTGACAGAGAACAAGTTGCCGAAAAAATCGGCTATAAGCAATTAGATATGAACGGAGAAGAGTATTATCATAAATTAACGATGGAACCGACATTTAATATTGCTGGGTTTACGAGCGGATACGGTGGAGAAGGAACGAAAACGATTATTCCTTCACAAGCAACGATAAAAATGGATATGCGGCTTGTTGTTGATCAGGACCCATATGATATCTACAAGAAGTTCTGCGCTCATGTCGAAAAATATGCTCCTGATATTGAAGTCAAACATCTTGGAGACATGAAACCGTCAAGGACGCCAGCTGACCAGGAGGTTGTCGATGTTGTCACAGGGGCGGTGAGCGAATCCTTCAATCAGGAGACGATTTTGCAGCCGAGTCTTGGAGGAAGCCTTCCGGACTATGTATGGACAAAAATATTAGATTTGCCATCTGTCGTCGTTCCTTACGCGAATTTCGATGAAGCCAACCATTCTCCAAACGAGAATATTGGGGTTAACAACTTTTTCAACGGAATTAAATGCACGTGTAATGTCATTCATAAGCTTGGAAAGTATTCGACACAGTGCTAA
- the betA gene encoding choline dehydrogenase: MTETYDIVIVGGGSAGSVLGDRLSEDGKKSVLVLEAGRSDYSWDLLIQMPAALPFPAGKSLYDWKYESDPEPYMNGRRVKHARGKVLGGSSSINGMIYQRGNPKDYERWGADPGMETWDFAHCLPYFKRLENALGSRDDELRGHDGPIKLERGPAKNPLFQAFFDSGVEAGYSRTPDVNGFRQEGFGPFDKHVYKGQRLSASRAYLHPAMKRENLTVKTRAFVASIDFDGTRAKGLTYQRNGKTHQVQAGEVILSGGAINTPQLLQLSGVGDAEHLRSLGIKPVVNLPGVGENLQDHLEVYVQHACPVPVSEQPNLNKARMPWIGLQWMLGRTGPAATNHFEGGGFVRSNEEIDYPNLMFHFLPVAVRYDGQKAPTDHGFQVHIGPMYSDARGSLKIRSKDPKEHPSMVYNYLSTEQDKREWVEAIRITREIMSQPAMKKYNAGELSPGPTVQSDEEILEWVKEDAETALHPSCTAKMGPDSDPMAVVDPQTMKVHGLENVRVVDASAMPYVTNGNIHAPVLMLAEKAADLILGRKPLDPDHADYYRHGVHPEDAGTVSK, from the coding sequence ATGACTGAAACCTATGACATTGTAATCGTTGGCGGCGGGAGTGCGGGTTCCGTACTCGGCGATCGTCTAAGTGAAGATGGAAAAAAAAGTGTCCTTGTTTTGGAGGCCGGACGGAGTGATTATTCATGGGACTTACTGATCCAAATGCCGGCAGCTTTGCCGTTTCCAGCAGGCAAAAGCCTTTACGACTGGAAATACGAATCTGACCCTGAGCCATATATGAATGGCCGACGGGTCAAGCATGCCCGAGGAAAGGTGCTCGGAGGTTCTAGTTCCATCAACGGTATGATTTATCAACGTGGAAATCCGAAAGACTATGAACGCTGGGGAGCCGATCCAGGTATGGAAACGTGGGATTTTGCCCACTGCCTTCCGTATTTCAAACGCTTGGAAAATGCATTAGGATCAAGAGATGATGAGCTTCGTGGTCACGACGGGCCGATCAAATTGGAACGCGGTCCAGCTAAAAATCCTTTATTCCAAGCCTTCTTTGATTCAGGTGTAGAGGCTGGTTACTCAAGAACCCCTGATGTGAACGGTTTTCGCCAGGAGGGATTCGGACCGTTTGATAAGCATGTGTACAAAGGCCAGCGATTATCTGCTTCACGTGCCTATCTGCATCCGGCAATGAAGCGTGAGAACCTAACGGTGAAGACTCGTGCTTTCGTTGCGAGTATCGATTTCGATGGTACTCGAGCCAAAGGATTGACATATCAACGAAACGGGAAGACTCATCAAGTTCAAGCAGGTGAAGTGATACTCTCAGGCGGTGCGATCAACACGCCGCAGCTCCTTCAACTTTCAGGTGTGGGAGATGCCGAACACCTTCGCTCCCTTGGCATTAAACCGGTCGTTAATCTTCCAGGTGTAGGAGAAAACCTCCAGGATCACCTCGAAGTCTATGTCCAACACGCTTGTCCGGTTCCTGTTTCCGAACAGCCGAACTTAAATAAAGCGCGCATGCCTTGGATTGGTTTGCAGTGGATGCTCGGACGTACGGGACCGGCCGCAACGAACCATTTCGAAGGCGGAGGTTTCGTGCGTTCAAACGAGGAAATCGATTACCCGAACTTGATGTTCCACTTCCTTCCGGTAGCAGTACGGTACGATGGACAAAAAGCGCCAACGGATCACGGGTTCCAAGTACACATCGGACCTATGTACTCTGATGCCCGCGGTTCATTAAAGATTCGTTCAAAAGATCCGAAAGAACATCCGAGCATGGTCTATAACTATCTTTCTACTGAACAAGACAAACGCGAGTGGGTGGAGGCAATCAGAATTACTCGTGAAATTATGTCTCAACCAGCTATGAAAAAGTACAATGCTGGGGAACTTTCACCTGGCCCTACCGTTCAATCAGACGAGGAGATTTTGGAATGGGTGAAAGAAGATGCTGAGACTGCCCTTCACCCGTCTTGTACGGCCAAAATGGGACCAGATTCAGACCCTATGGCTGTCGTAGATCCGCAAACCATGAAGGTTCACGGACTCGAAAATGTACGAGTAGTCGATGCTTCTGCCATGCCTTATGTTACGAACGGCAATATTCATGCACCTGTATTGATGTTAGCAGAAAAGGCAGCGGACCTTATCCTTGGACGTAAACCGCTGGATCCTGATCATGCCGATTACTATCGTCATGGAGTACATCCTGAGGATGCAGGCACAGTATCTAAATAA
- a CDS encoding LacI family DNA-binding transcriptional regulator has product MNPTIYDIAKAANVSKSTVSRVLNNNPNISSKSKEKVQKAIEELNYQPSKIARGLSSGFDAILVVSRSTTTTKNNPFFSEILHVISRFSDEENYDVILQTSQNDVEEIKRCIAKTASKIVKGIIMLSSPSDEDYFKEIDKFNIPTIVIGKVAGEYKNIYSVDTDNFLDSYNLVQYMIDLGHKDIACLYSPQEYHVSIDRLKGYIQCLKDNNIPVKDELMIDCGFTMNEAYRNSQKLFEQQELPTAIFATDDLKLLSLYKNLEEHGISTPSGILIGGYSNTEITSFLFPSIIQIENPTDELGEVATKHLFKIIKNKAINDRTVIIPTARTVQGSKYRTQPFPK; this is encoded by the coding sequence ATGAATCCAACGATCTATGATATAGCAAAGGCTGCGAACGTATCAAAGTCGACTGTATCTAGAGTATTAAATAATAACCCTAATATATCTTCTAAAAGCAAAGAGAAAGTACAAAAAGCGATAGAAGAACTGAATTACCAACCAAGCAAAATTGCCCGCGGACTTTCTTCTGGTTTCGATGCTATTCTTGTCGTTTCTCGATCAACGACAACAACAAAAAACAACCCTTTCTTCTCTGAGATCCTTCACGTCATATCAAGATTTTCTGACGAGGAAAACTATGATGTCATACTCCAGACCTCTCAAAATGATGTGGAAGAAATCAAACGTTGTATAGCAAAAACCGCATCCAAAATTGTGAAGGGTATTATTATGCTTAGCTCTCCCTCCGATGAAGACTACTTCAAAGAAATCGATAAGTTTAACATTCCGACCATTGTCATCGGAAAAGTTGCCGGGGAGTATAAAAACATATACTCTGTCGACACGGATAACTTCTTAGACAGTTATAACCTTGTCCAATACATGATCGATTTAGGACATAAGGATATTGCATGCCTGTATTCTCCACAAGAATATCATGTGTCGATTGATCGATTAAAAGGCTATATACAATGTCTAAAAGATAACAACATCCCTGTTAAAGATGAGCTCATGATCGACTGTGGCTTTACGATGAACGAAGCTTACCGAAATTCCCAAAAGCTTTTCGAGCAGCAAGAACTCCCAACAGCTATCTTTGCTACAGATGATCTAAAACTGCTTAGCTTATATAAGAATTTAGAAGAGCATGGCATTTCGACTCCTTCGGGTATTCTTATTGGCGGCTACAGTAATACGGAGATTACATCTTTCCTATTCCCATCTATCATCCAGATAGAAAACCCAACAGATGAGCTCGGAGAAGTGGCAACGAAACACTTGTTCAAGATTATTAAAAACAAAGCTATAAATGATCGCACAGTTATCATTCCTACCGCAAGGACTGTCCAAGGATCAAAGTATAGAACGCAGCCGTTTCCGAAATAG
- the betB gene encoding betaine-aldehyde dehydrogenase: MDLKLQLQHYINGKWVGMDSENTRAIINPYNQEVIAVVPEGDESNAKAAIAAAREAFDNGEWASTPATERGVVVRKIAELIERDKEELAYLESLDTGKTVEESRGDMEDIAGVFRYYAEVADKDGGELIDSPISNSISKVVHEPVGVCGQITPWNYPLLQASWKLAPALAAGNTLIMKPSEITPLTTIKVFELIEEAGVPAGVANLVLGSGDTVGAELSSNEDVDLLSFTGGIATGKKIMQAASANVKKLALELGGKNPNVIFADADFEIAVDQALNGVFFHAGQICSAGTRLIVEESIHDEFVRALVERVKEFKLGSGFDEDTQMGPLISAEHLAKVEKYVETGINEGATLAVGGGRPENPELQKGFFYLPTIFTDCTTDMSIVQEEAFGPIITVEKFRAEEEAVKLTNDSIYGLAGGVWTNDIAKAERCAAKMRMGTVWINEFNLYFPHAPWGGFKQSGIGRELGRLGMEEYTETKHIFQNLKPEPIHWF, encoded by the coding sequence ATGGATTTGAAACTGCAGCTGCAACATTATATTAATGGTAAATGGGTTGGCATGGACTCTGAGAATACGCGTGCGATTATTAATCCTTATAATCAGGAAGTTATTGCTGTTGTTCCCGAAGGTGATGAATCGAATGCAAAAGCAGCCATCGCTGCGGCAAGAGAAGCATTTGATAACGGGGAATGGGCTTCGACTCCAGCAACGGAGCGAGGGGTTGTCGTAAGGAAGATTGCTGAATTGATTGAGAGAGACAAAGAAGAACTTGCCTATTTAGAATCATTGGATACCGGCAAGACAGTAGAAGAAAGCCGCGGAGACATGGAAGATATCGCTGGAGTATTTCGTTATTATGCAGAAGTTGCGGATAAAGACGGCGGGGAGCTGATTGACTCTCCGATATCAAACTCTATTAGTAAAGTGGTGCACGAACCAGTAGGTGTCTGCGGGCAAATTACGCCATGGAATTATCCTTTACTGCAAGCATCCTGGAAATTGGCTCCAGCACTTGCAGCCGGAAATACTTTAATCATGAAGCCAAGTGAAATTACACCACTTACTACTATAAAAGTATTTGAACTGATAGAAGAAGCGGGTGTACCTGCCGGTGTTGCCAACTTAGTTCTTGGTTCAGGCGATACAGTAGGCGCAGAGCTTTCCAGTAACGAAGACGTAGACCTGCTTTCTTTCACGGGCGGCATTGCGACTGGGAAAAAAATTATGCAAGCGGCAAGTGCCAATGTGAAGAAGCTCGCCCTTGAGCTGGGCGGGAAAAACCCGAATGTCATCTTTGCTGATGCTGACTTTGAAATAGCTGTCGACCAAGCGTTAAACGGAGTTTTCTTTCACGCAGGGCAAATCTGTTCCGCTGGCACAAGACTGATTGTAGAAGAAAGCATTCACGATGAGTTTGTTCGTGCGCTTGTAGAACGCGTGAAAGAATTTAAGCTGGGAAGCGGATTTGACGAAGATACCCAAATGGGTCCACTGATTTCAGCTGAACACCTTGCAAAAGTAGAAAAATATGTAGAAACAGGGATTAATGAAGGGGCTACCTTAGCCGTTGGCGGCGGACGCCCAGAAAATCCTGAGTTACAAAAAGGATTTTTCTACCTGCCTACGATCTTCACAGACTGCACAACAGACATGAGCATCGTTCAAGAAGAAGCTTTTGGTCCGATTATTACGGTTGAGAAATTCCGTGCCGAAGAAGAGGCCGTAAAGCTTACGAATGACTCGATCTACGGACTTGCTGGCGGGGTTTGGACAAACGATATTGCAAAAGCTGAACGCTGTGCAGCGAAAATGCGCATGGGGACGGTTTGGATTAATGAATTCAACCTTTACTTCCCACACGCCCCTTGGGGTGGGTTTAAGCAGTCTGGTATTGGCCGCGAGCTAGGCAGACTAGGTATGGAAGAATATACAGAAACAAAGCATATATTCCAAAACCTTAAACCAGAGCCTATACACTGGTTCTAA